In Saccharomyces paradoxus chromosome XVI, complete sequence, the genomic stretch CTTTGCCGTGCATTTTTGGCAATATTAGTGGCTACCTTATTCACTACCTTATTGGTTACTTTTGCAACAATAAATATAGTAGATGAATCTTAGAATATCAATACAGCATTTGAAACTATTAAGGAAGCTGTTCGCAACtcacaaaaaaattgaaaaaaaaaaataaaaagaagaacgagaaaagaaaaaaaaaaacaatgaacTATTCTAACTACTTAGGATCCTTAAAAGCCCCACTATATTTCAATTCAGTGGAGAATCCAAGCGTACATGTCATATCTGGCAACGCTTCTCTTTAAACTACATTGAAAGTAACTTTTCATAAAAAACGATTGGCTCTCTACATAAAAACAGGAAGAAGCACGGTGGTCTTGTTATAGGATACTAACAATGCGACGAAAGAGTTGGCAAAATGTAAGGTCTTTTGAGACAATTCAAAGGCCGATGACGTAACTTCTAAGAGGGAAATGAGGCAGCTCATATGGAGGATGTCATAAGCAATGGGGCGCTCACTTTTCCCAAGCAATATtagttccttttttattggaCAGGCAGATAAGGCTTAAGCTGATGCATTAAAGTTCGAGATGCTTCATTTCAGTTTTTTGCATGTAAGGCTCAATTGATCTATCTGTTAGATTCATTGTGTTGTGAGTGAGTTTACGTTCCCTGAAAATAATGGTTTTCATCCCCTAGATAAACGGGTTAGGagcgattttttttacaacAATAGACCTGTATACAATTCATAGTCAAGAAGTTACCTGACAAATATCAATCGTTTCCTTCgtttctttcatttcctATCCCTTGAATATTAGTTGAAGGCAAGAACATGTATGTAATGCAAGTTCTATCTATAATGTGTGTTGTTACAATTTGACGCTCCTATCTGAAGACGATGGTATAAACAActcactttttttataacttGAAATTCACCTAGGCTTTTGGCTGAAATTCTTTTTGCTGCGACGTCAGAAAGGTGCGTTTCTGTATGGTAAACCCTGCATGAAGTTATTTTTTGCTGCGTCAGATGTTTCATGACTTCGAAAGACCcttttctcatttttgCTGCCCGCTCAGAAGAATCCGCAGGGCAAAGGACTATTTGAGATTATATAATGGCGCATGTGGTGCTGCTTCAATCATGTTGCATAGACTATCTACTTCACActaaaataataaaacaaGGGGTTCCTGACCAGGTCTTACTTGTGTGCATACCTGTAAAGTAGGATGAGAATAGTGCATATAAAGCTCTGATCAAGTTCCCATCTTAGGTGCAAAACAATTGATACATCAGAAAaatagcaaaaaaaaactaaaaccGTTAATGATGTTTTGCCTAATTAGATGACAAACAATTCTCTTGCGTAACCAAATGAGGAAGAGATGCCACTGGCCTAAAAACCTTGAAAAGATCAATAAACTTGCATTAGTAAATAAGAGGTAAACCATTGCTGCTAAATAACGCTAATAGTGTTCTTAATTTAATTTAAACGGGTATTTGGAACAGCGCTCAACCCATACTCTTACAGCAGAAACTTGTGAAGCATTACTGCATAAAGATGGAAGAACTAACTACTACGGATAATCCCAAGATATGAGATAGACGTCTCACATACCTAAAGCCACTCCTTCGTATTGGCTAGACGTATTTACGTACAGAGCATCGTCACTTCGATTTGGATCCTTGTCATTGAAATATTCGTCCATATGCATCAACAGCCAAACCAGAAATTCTTCGGTCTGTTTAATTAAAAGCTGACAGCTTTGTAGATCCATCGAAGTAGAAGAAATCAGCTCTGGTAGGACACTTATCAACCTTAACAGATGGATGGCCCCATAAATTTTAGTTGGTATTAGTGGCATTTGGTCTTTAACTGATTTCTTCAGAAGTTCGTCATATTGCAGCCGTTCCAATCTATATAAAAGCATATTACCCAGACATTTGTCAAAATACAACTTGAGACCGGCACAATATTCGCTCAACTGCGATTGCGACCCTGGTGATTCAAGTTCTTGACTGACTTCATGCTTGTATTTGTTTAACACCTGTTCTACCGTTACATCAGCAGGTAATctgcaaatttttttgtccttCGTTACGTATTCCCAATCGTCAACCAGCACgcttttcaattttatgGGAATTTGAAGGGAAATCTTAGGGGTTGGATAACCGGCTATGTGATGCAGCATGTTCGGTGACAGCGAAGAAGATCTTCTGCGATCATCATGCCCATTTTGATCAGATGATGAGCGCAAAGAACTACCGGGATGAAGGGAATTAGCGGAACTTCTTCCGCTTTTCCTACCACTCACTGAAGATGTTAATGAACCCTGTGAAGCGCTTTTACTTATACTAGCATTCGAGCGGCTATCcccctttctttttccaccATTACTCGATCCTCCTGGATTAGTGGaaagcttcttctttttctgctGTTCCAGTAATGATTTCTTAACCTCTTTGGCCTCGTTCGCcagtctttttttcatggcaatattctcttcattGTATGCCCGTATTCTATCATATCCAACCCACTCATCCCAACTGGACTTCCACCCTTGGTAATGTATGAAAAAACACTTTCCATTGATAATTTCTTCCGGAATGCTTTCATCATCTCCTAATTTCTGTGGTTGTGTTTCCTTAGTTGTCTGTGAACTAACACCCGGTTTGTCATTAGGAATGCTGGTATATGTTTTCGAAGATGGGTCCCATATCTTCAAGATCTTCGCTTCATACATAAGAGGACCATGGAATGCCAGACACCGCCCACCGAGCGCAAATTCCTGCTCTAAATCAACCATTGTACGTTCTTCAATAGGGCGAATTCAGTGATGAGACCTCACAGATGCCGATAAAGAATATCATATGCTTTTAACAACCTTTTTTACAGCATACCCTTTTACGTGTCTGGTCGGATTCTCGGATgcatctttattttcaccACCCGTGAAACGCGATATGTGGCGATTGCCGGAGGAACGGCCCCCAATCTTTGCCACCTTTTCTATCAGCATCGGTTGGTTAGTAAGCTCGAATCACATGGTCCCTCTTTCTTCGAGGAGTGATAAAGCTCCTGTACGCTGTAGCGGAAGTGAAAAGGCAATATATCGGACTTGTGAAGTGAGTTAAATCTCTACCTTGCGTTTTTGATAAGTAAAAAGGAAGCATAGCTTAAAGGAGACGCGGGTTTTTATTGAAGTGCTGTTTGATTAGAATACGCAGTGGATAAACGAAAACAGAGACGTAATAGATGAACGTTTCAAGAATACTTGTGTCGCCTACTGTCACAGCAAATGTTTTGCGCATATTTGCTCCCAGGCTACCTCAAATCGGTGCTTCTTT encodes the following:
- the EAF3 gene encoding Eaf3p (Component of the Rpd3S histone deacetylase complex~similar to YPR023C), yielding MVDLEQEFALGGRCLAFHGPLMYEAKILKIWDPSSKTYTSIPNDKPGVSSQTTKETQPQKLGDDESIPEEIINGKCFFIHYQGWKSSWDEWVGYDRIRAYNEENIAMKKRLANEAKEVKKSLLEQQKKKKLSTNPGGSSNGGKRKGDSRSNASISKSASQGSLTSSVSGRKSGRSSANSLHPGSSLRSSSDQNGHDDRRRSSSLSPNMLHHIAGYPTPKISLQIPIKLKSVLVDDWEYVTKDKKICRLPADVTVEQVLNKYKHEVSQELESPGSQSQLSEYCAGLKLYFDKCLGNMLLYRLERLQYDELLKKSVKDQMPLIPTKIYGAIHLLRLISVLPELISSTSMDLQSCQLLIKQTEEFLVWLLMHMDEYFNDKDPNRSDDALYVNTSSQYEGVALGM